The DNA segment AGGCCTTGTTGCGATAGGACAAGGTGCCACCGGCCAGGCAGGTGTCCATGACATGCCGGTTGAACTCGGCCACTTCCGGCCAGCCCTGCTCGACCGGCACCCCCAGCAAAAACGGGTGGCGCCCGCCGGCAAACACCGAATAGCTGTCGTTGTAGATCATGTACCCGGCGCGGCCCCAGAGCATCACCATCGGCACTGGCGAAGCGAGGAGCATCTGCACCGCGCAGGTCAGGCTGGTGGACCAGGTATCAATGGGGCCCAGGTCAGTGGTGGACCAGTCAAAGGCACGAATCCTTTGGGCCATTTCACCGCCCCAACCGTCACAGCCGTAGGTATTGGATAGAAATTGCATGGATCAGCTCAGTGCAGAGAGAGGACAGTCGCCAATGTTGGAGCATAGCCGGGCGCGATGGTTTCACTGTGTAGAAGAACCATTGCAGGAGCCGGCCCCCACAGGAGGGACGATTAGGTCGGTGCGCCCTACCCGTCAGTGGAAATCCCGGCTACGCACGCTGATCCCCGCCAACAGCGGCGTCAGGTCGCTCAGGCGGCCGGCGATCAAATGGCGGACTTCGCCCACCGCCTCCCAGCGCCCATCCACCTTGAGCAGCCGTGAGCCCACCAGCACCTGGCGCTGACGCTCGGCCAGCTCACGCCAGACCACCACGTTGAGGTTGCCAAACTCATCTTCCAGGGTCACGAAGGTCACGCCACTGGCCGTGCCCGGGCGCTGGCGCCCGGTGACCAGGCCGGCAACGCTGACATTGCGTCCGTGCTCCACCGCCTGCAATTCCTGTGAACTGCGGCAGCGCCGCGCACGCAGTTGATCACGCAACAGCGCCAGGGGATGGGGCCCCAGGGTGGTGCCCACACTGGCATAGTCGGCATACAGGTCCTCACCGACACTGGGAGCCGGTAGTTGCACCGCCTCCTCCCGCGGGCTCGACACCCCGGCAAACAACCCCAACTGTTGCTCCACCCCGGCCACGTCCCAGCGTGCCCGGTGCCGGTGCCCGGCCAACTGGCGCAAGGCCCCGGCATCGGCCAGCAGTTCCTGGGCACGGCTGTCCAACTGGGCGCGCTCGCCCAGGTCGGCGATCCCGCAAAACCCAGCGGCCTGGCGGGCGGTTTCGATACGCCGGCCATCCTCTTCGCGAAAGCCGCTGATCATGCGCAAGCCCATGCGAATCGCCGGCTGCTGGCCGTCAATGGGTTCCAGGCTGCAATCCCAGTCACTGGCGGTCACGTCCACCGGGCGAATCTGCAAATGATGGCGACGCGCATCCTGCAGGATCTGATCCGGGCTGTAGAAGCCCATGGGCCAGCTGTTGATCAGGGCACAGGCGAACGCCGCCGGTTCATGGCATTTGAGCCAGCAACTGGCATAGGTCAGCAAGGCGAAACTGGCCGCATGGGACTCAGGAAAACCATAGCTGCCAAAGCCCTTGATCTGCTCGAACACCTGGGCGGCGAAGGTTTCGCTGTAACCGTTCTTGAGCATGCCGTCGCGCAGCCGCTGGCGATGGGGCTCCAGACCGCCATGGCGCTTCCAGGCGGCCATCGAGCGGCGCAACTGGTCAGCTTCGCCGGGTGTGTAGTGCGCCGCGACAATGGCGATCTGCATCACTTGCTCCTGGAACAGCGGGATACCCAGGGTGCGCTTGAGTACCGCCTCCAGCTCGGGCGATGGATAGGTCGTGGGCTCTTCCTTGTTCCGCCGGCGCAGGTACGGATGCACCATGCCGCCCTGGATCGGCCCTGGGCGCACGATGGCCACCTCGATCACCAGGTCATAGAACGTCTTGGGTTTGAGTCGGGGCAGCATGGACATTTGCGCCCGGGATTCGATCTGGAACACGCCGATGGTGTCGGCGCGGCTGATCATTGCGTAGGTCGCCGCATCCTCCGAGGGCACCGTCGCCAGCGTCAGGTCGAGGTGACGATGGCGGCGCAGCAGGTCAAAACAGCGGCGGATCGCGCTGAGCATACCGAGGGCGAGGATATCCACCTTGAGCAGGCCCACGGCGTCCAGGTCGTCCTTGTCCCACTGGATGATGGTGCGCTCGGCCATGGCGGCGTTTTCCACGGGCACCAGGGTGTCCAGCGGCTGCTCGGAAATCACGAAACCGCCGGGGTGCTGGGACAGGTGACGCGGGAAGCCGATCAGTTGCTGGGTCAGGCCCAACACCCGCCGCAATACCGGGCTGTCCGGGTCGAAACCGCCTTCGCGCAGGCGCTCCAATGGCGGCGCTTCATCGCTCCAGCGCCCACAGCAATCGGCCAGGGCATTGACCTGATCCGGTGGCAGGCCCAGGGCCTTGGCCACATCACGCACCGCGCCGGCACCGTGGTAGCTGCTGACTACTGCGGTCAAGGCCGCGCGGCGCCGGCCATAGCGCTGGAACACGTATTGCAGCACCTCTTCACGACGCTCGTGTTCGAAATCCACGTCGATGTCCGGTGGCTCGTTGCGTTCCCGGGACAGGAAGCGCTCGAACAGCATGTTCATGCGGCTGGGGTCGATTTCGGTGATGCCCAGGGCAAAGCACACTGCCGAGTTGGCCGCCGAGCCACGGCCCTGGCAGAGGATCGAACGGCTGCGGGCGAAGCGCACGATGTCGTGCACCGTCAAAAAGTAGCTTTCGTAGCCCAGCTCGCTGATCAACTCCAGCTCATTATTGATCTGCTCCAGAGTCTTGGCTGCTACCCCCTCGGGCCAGCGCCGGGCAATGCCTTCTTCGGTCAAGGCACGCAGCCAGGATTTTGGGCTCTGCCCTTCTGGCACCAGCTCCCTGGGGTATTGATAGCGCAACTGGCTCAGGTCGAAGCTGCAACGGCGGGCGATGTGCAGCGATTCTTCGAGCAAGTGCGCCGGGTACAACGCACCCAGGGCCTCCAGGCTGCGCAGGTGCCGCTCGCCATTGGGGTGCAGGCGCTGGCCAGCTTGCGCCACCGGCAGGTGGTGGCGGATCGCGGTCATGGTGTCCTGCAAGGCACGCCGGCTGCGCACATGCATATGCACATCGCCACAGGCCACGGCCGGCAGGTGCAGGTCGGCGGCCAGTTGCAGGCGTTGCGCCAGGCGGCGGGCATCGTCCTGGGCGCAATGCAGCTCTACCGCCAGCCATAGCCGCCCGCTGAAGGTTTCGCACAACCATTGGCCGTCGGCAGGTGTGTCGCCCTCCTCGGCCAGCCACAGCACCAGCAGCCCCGGTACCGGCTCGGCAAAGTCTTCGCGTAACAGGCGGTACTGGCCTTTTGCGGCACGGCGCCGGGCCTGGGTGATCAGTCGGCACAGGTGTTGGTAGCCCTGCAGGTTTTCCACCAGCAGCACCAGTTTCGGGCCGTTTTCCAGGCGCACCTCACTGCCGACGATCAACCCCAGCCCAACCTCCTTGGCCGCCTGCCAGGCCCGCACGATGCCGGCCAGGGTGCATTCGTCGGTGATTGCCAGGGCCTGATACCCCTGCTGTTTGGCGCGCTCGAACAACTCGCGGGCACTGGACGCGCCGCGCTGGAAGCTGAAGTTCGACAGGCAGTGCAGCTCGGCGTAGCCCTCCATCATGCAAACCAGCCTTGCAGCCACAGCCCGGCGCTGTCACCCACGGTGCGATAGGCCCAGCCTTGCTGCCCGCTGCGAGTGCGCACCAGGTAGTAATCGCGGCGGATATCCGCGCCATCCCACCAACCGGACTCGATGCGCTCCGGGCCCAGCAGGATCTGCAGGCCCTGCTCGGCGAGCAGAGTCGGTTCATGGAGCAGCCAGCCAGGGCGTTGCACCGGGCTCAAGGCCGGGCAGGCACGGCTGTCGGCGCCCGGCAGCCAGGCGCACTCGGGACGATGGTCGGCATGAAAACGCAAGCCCTGCACCGCCTCATCCCCCAGGCGCGCGCGCAGACGCTCGCGCAATTGCACCCAGGGCAGGGTTTGCTGCGGGCGCTCGTCGAACAGGTCCTGGCGCTGCGGTACAAACACCGGCAAGTCTTCGGCCAGCAGGCGCAGGCCACGCACCGGCGCCGCCACTTGCACCTGCTCCAGGCGGCCACGGGCCAGTTCAAACAGCATCGAGGGTTCGCGCTCGGCACTGAGCAGGCCCACCTGGATCACGCTGTCGGGCGCCTCGGCATGCTCCAGGTGCAGGGCAAAACGCTGCACGCCACTGTCGCGGCCACAAAGGAACGCCGCAAGGTCGCCGGTCAGGCGCCGCAAGGGAAACAGCAGCGCCTGGTGGGACTGCACATCGAAATTCAACTCGATGCGCAGATCAAAACGATCCGGCGGCTGATAAAAATCCAGGGCCAGTGGCCGTTGCCCGGTCAAGGCATCCAGGTGCTTGAGCACCCCCGCGTCGAAGCGCCTGGCCAGGGTATGCCGGGGCAACGCCTGCAGCTGGGCCAGGGTCCGCAGGCCCATGCGCGACAAGGCCGTGGCGGCTTGCGGGTCGAGGCCGACGCGATCAATCGGCATCGACCCAAGGGCGTGCTGTAAACCCTCGACATCGGCCACCGCCAGGCCATCGTAGGCATTGGCCAACACCCGCGCAGCGGCCGGGTTGGGGGCGGCGACGATACGGTGGCGAAAACCCAGGGCGGTCAGTTCCTCGCGCAAGCGTGCTTCCAGCAGCGGCCACGGCCCGAACAGGCCCAGGCTCGATTCGATTTCAAACAACAAGGCCCGCGGATAGAACACGCTGACCTGGGAACTGAAACGGTAGGCCCAGGCCGCGAGCAATTGCTGGCAGCGCTCGATATCCACCGGGTCGTATTCGACGCAGGTAAAAGCCTTGGTCAGGGCATGGGCCGCCGTCAGGGATTGGCCGGGCCGCAAGCCCAGGGCACGTGCAGCGGCATTGACGGTTTGCAACACCCGGCGTTGCGGCGGGCCGGCCAACAACGCCAAGGGTTGGTCGGGTTCGGGACGCTGACGCAAGACCCCGTCCAACGCCAATTGCGGGAAGACAATGCACACCCAGCGCATACCAACCTCAGTGCCCGCTGGCCAGGGCAATCGGCGCGGGATGGGCGAGGCCGCCCCGACACTTGAGCACCCGCACCTGGCTCGGTTCGACGACCAGGCGCAGGGCGGCCGGTGACGGGTTGATCGCCTCGCTCAGGGCCCGCCAGGCGAACGCCAGGGTCTGGCCGGTTTCGGCGGCCACCTGCAAACGGCGCAAGGCCCGGTCATCGGCCTTGTGCGGCCAGCACAGCACCGCGCCGCAACTGCCGGAGCGCAGGCATTGCTCGGCCGCCCACAAGGCATCGCGTTCATCGGCCTGGATCACCGAGAGCTGGCGCAGGTCCACCCCGGCGTTCTGCCAGGCGTGGGGGTATGGGGTATACGGCGGCGCCACCAGCACAATCCGCTCGCCGGCCGCCGACAGCCGCGCCAGGGTTGGCCAGACCAGTCGCAGCTCGCCCACCCCCTGCTGGGCCACAAGGATTTCACTCAAGGCCGCCTCCGGCCAGCCACCGCTGGGCAACACCGCATCCAGGGCCGCCAGCCCGGTGGGGTGCACACTGGCCGGCGGCGCGGCCGGCCGCCCCTTCCACACCCGCCCGCCATTGAACAGCGAGTCCAGCGCAACCACCGCGCCCATCAACCTTGCCTCACCAAGCCACAGAACACGCCTTCGATGGCCAAGTCCTGGTCGGCACGAACCACAATAGGTTGATAGGCAGGGTTGCGCGGCAACAGGCGCACACTGTGGCCCACTCGCTCGAAACGCTTGATGGTGACTTCGCCGTCCAGGCGCGCGACCACGATCTGCCCGTTCAGCGCCTCGGCACTGCGCCGCACGCCCACCAGGTCGCCATCGAGAATGCCGTCCTCGATCATCGAGTCCCCCTGGACCCGCAGCAGGTAATCCGGGACCCGGGCGAAGGTCGCCGGATCGAGCATCAGCCGCGTGTGCACTTCGGCGTCGGCGCCGATGGGCAGGCCAGCGGCCACGCGGCCCAGCACCGGGACCTCCAGCCACTCAGGCCGCGCCGGTTGATTGAGCAGGCGAATCCCCCGGGCCTGGTTCGGGTTGACCTCGATAAACCCGGCTTCGGTCAGCGCCAGCACGTGTTTGCGCGCCACACTGCGCGAAGCAAAACCAAAGGCCTCGGCGATCTCGGCGAGGCTGGGGGGCTGACCTTGCTTCGCGATACGTTCGCGGATGAAGTTCAGGATGGCGGAACGGCGGGGAGTGAGAGTCGTCATGGAGTACATTTGTACTCCTATGGGAAATTCCTGACAATAGCCGCCAGTCAGACCAACACCTTGCCGGCTCCGACAAGGGTGGGCGGCGTCAGGGCTTGCGCTGCAACACCCGATCCATGATGCGGTCGGTCTTCAAGGCCTCGATCGCCAGTGCCGGGTGCACACTCTCGCCGCGAATATGCGCGTTCATGCCCAGCACGTGGTGCCACTGGATATGGGGGTGATGGGCAATATGCAGGGTTTCGCTGACCTCGGCTGCAAGTTGCAACGGCTGCTCGTCGAACACGGAAAAACTGATGCGCCCTGTGCTGCCGATCAACTCGACCCGATCCTCGCGTCGGTCAGCCACAAAGTTCCAGCAGCCCATCCCCAGCGCGCCCGAGCTGAAGCTCCAGCAGGCGGTGACCGCATCTTCCGCCGCATAGCGCCCGGCCTGGCGCGCGGTATAACCCGTGACCTCGACAATATCCCCTGCCAGGTACTGGAACAGGTCGAAGCCATGGCTGGCGAGGTCGGCAAAATAACCACCGCCGGCAATCGCCGGATCGGTACGCCAGTTGCTCGCGTTGGTGTCCGTGGGCGATGGCGGCTTGCACAACGTCCAGTTCAGCTGCCGTAACTCGCCGATGCGCCCCTCTTGCAGCCAGGCACGCACCTGCTGGAAGCGCGGCAGGGAGCGGCGGTAATAGGAAACAAACAGATGCAGCCCGGCCCGCTCGAAGGTGCGCTGCATCAAGGCGCTCTGCTCGGCATTCAGCGCCATCGGCTTTTCGACACAGCAATGCTTGCCCGCCGCCGCCACCAGCAGGCTGTATTCCAGGTGGCTGTCGGGGGGCGTAGCGATGTACACCGCATCCACTTCGGGGTCATCAATCAGCGCCTGGGCATCTGTGTAAAACCGGGCAATCCCATGGCGTGCCGCATAATCGCGCACGGCTTCCTCACGGCGCCCCATCACGGCCACCAGGGCTGAGCCTGGCGCTTTGTAGAAAGCGGGTCCACTCTTGATTTCAGTAACACTGCCACAACCGATCATGCCCCAGCGGATGGTGCTCATATGACTTTCCTTCATCGGTACTTTTTCAGTCGGGCAGTATCAGCGTTTTCCTTCGCGGTCTCCAGCCTCCGCCCATAAAGACCCAGCATGACAATTGCATTACACTTTTATGACGATCATCTTGCGGGGGCACAGACGATGAAAATACGCGCAACGGTGATTTGCGAAAGTGAGGGGCACATTCTGTTCGTGCGCAAGGCCAGGTCGAAATGGGCATTGCCCGGTGGCAAGGTCGAGCGCGATGAGCGCCCAGTCGGCGCGGCCGAGCGGGAACTGCAAGAGGAAACCGGGCTGAACGTGGATGGTTTGCTGTATCTGCAGGAGTTGAAGGCCAGTGACACGCTGCATCACGTGTTTGAAGCCTCGGTGGTGAACATCGACCAGGCCCGGCCCTGCAATGAAATCACCGACTGCCAGTGGCATGCCTATAGTGCCCTGGAGCAACTGGACACCACCGACGCCACCAAGCGCATTGTCCGCTCGTTTCTGCGCCGGCTCTGACGCCTAGCCGAATGCCGCAAACCCACGGCGCCCGGCCTTGAGTTCGGTGCGCAGTTCGCCAATCAGGTTGGAGATGGCACGGATGCTGTCCAGACCCTGGGGCGACACGCCGGTCAACAGCAGTTCGACGCGACCGGACTCCGGTTCGAAGACTCGGATGGTCAAGAAACCCTGGGGGTTGACGCTACAGTCGCACGACAGCGGGACGAAACCGGACGCCATGATGCGGCTCAACTCAGCGATCGGAATCATCCTGGGCACCCTTGCTCGCACATGACGCGGTGGACGTGATCCATGCAGGGTAGATCAGGTTGTGCAACGCGTGTAGGCAATCCTACGAAAGTGTTAGCTACCCCACACTTTTCTGCGAAAGCGTTGGTGCACTGGCGCCAGAAAAACCACGGACGTTTATCTGCCAGGCAGGTATGAAGGTCAAATCGCGGACAAAAAAAATCCCAAGTAGCTGATGGAAACTTGGGATTTAAAAATGCATAAACCGTGGGAGGTGAACGCCCGGTCATAATAACCATCGAGACAACCTGTAACAAGTTGATTATTAGCCTTTCGTCGGATTGAAACAGCGCTAAGTCATTCAATAACCACACATTTTTCAGGGTTCGCGATATCTTTCGTGCCACTTTTTGGTGCAACTTCCAAACTTACCGGGTTAAAACCCTAATAACTATCAGGTTAATAACCGAGTATGTAGCGTGTCTATTTACGCGCCCGTTTGTAGCGCACGCACTCTTCATAAAAGCTCGAACGAACAGCCGTCGGTTTGAGCCGCGAGGGGCTGTCATAGGTCTGCTCGGTGATCCCCATGGCCATCATGCGCATCCAGGACTTGTCGAACTTGTACCGCTGGATTTTCTGCCGCGCGGCATACAGCGAAACACCGGCCAACTTCAGCTCCTGGGCCCTGGCCGCCGTGCCCGCGCCCCAACTGCACATGTACCGATCCCCTTCGCGCAGCGTCTTGCCCTGGGCCGCCGCCGCCCCGCTCGCCAGGGCCAAGGCAATCAGCGTGATTTTTACGTTACGCATTGGCATCCCACCTAACCACCTGAAAATAAAAGTGATTTTGGCGAAACATCGGCCAGTTGGGGGCCATTAAAATGCCTTCTCGATGCATCTGAGCGAAATAAAAAGGTCAGCTCGAAACGAACTGACCTGTTCCGATACTGCTATGCAGAACGGTTTTTCAACTTACCACTGATACGTCGCACTGGCCTGCACCGTCCGTTGCGAGCCGTACCAGCACCACGAGTACGAATAGCAGGACGCCACGTACTCTTTATCCGCCAGGTTGGTGGCGTTCAGCGCCAGGCGCAGGTTGTCGCCCTGGGTATTGATGTGCGGGATGTCGTAGTGCACCGACGCATCGAACAAGGTATAGCCCGGAACCTTCAGGGTGTTGGCGGTATCGCCCCAGGACGAGCCGACATACCGCGCGCCTGCGCCCACGCCGAAGCCTTTGAGGTTACCGTCATGCAAGGTGTAGTCGGCCCACACCGAGGCGGTGTGGCGCGGCACAGCATAGGTCGTGGTGCCCTGGGTCGGCACGGCCGGGCCGACGCCAATGTCGGTGATCGGCGCATAGCGCACGGTGCTGTTGGATTTGCTGATGCGGTTATCGAGGTAGGCATAGGCCGCCGTGATATCCAGGTTGTCGTTGAGACTGGCCTTGCCTTCGAGTTCAAAGCCACGGGAGCGCACTTCACCGTCCTGGACCTGGCAGCGACCATTGCCGCACAAGTGGGTTGGGTCCGGGTCCATGGTCGGTACGTTGTTCTGGCGCAGGTCGAAGATGGCCGCGGTGATAAAGCTGTTGCTGCCTGGAGGCTGGTACTTGATGCCGATTTCGTACTGTTTGCCTTCGGTGGGCTTGAACACCGAACCACCGTAGCCGGTGCCCGATTGCGGGGAGAAGGATTCGGAATAGCTGGCGTATGGCGCCAGGCCGTTATCGAAGAGGTAGACCACCCCCAGGCGGCCGGTGAAGGCTTTGCTGTCCAGGGAGGATTTGGTTTTCTTGCCGTCGGTCAAACTCAATGAGCTGTTATCCGTGCTGGCCCAGTCATAACGACCGCCCATCAACAGCACCCACTTATCCCACTTCGCCTGCTCCTGCAGGTACACGCCAGTCTGCTCGCTGCGCTGGGTCGCGTCGCTGGAAAATGCCGGGGTGGTGACCGGCGCGCCATATACCGGATCGAAAATATCCAGGTCCGGTCCCTTGCCGTAACCGGCCTTGGTATCGACGCTGGTGTTCTGGTAATCAAGCCCCATCAACAGCGTGTGCTGGACCGGGCCGGTGTCGAACTTGCCCTGCAACTGGTTATCCAGGTTGTAGGCATCCATGTCGACATCGGTGGCGATGGTCGAGCGGTTCAAGGTGCGGTAATCGGCCTGCAGGTTGCTGCTGTAGATACTGCGGTAGATCCCTTCGCTGCGCATATAGCGAGCGTTCTGGCGTACGGTCCAGACGTCGTCGAGGTGATGCTCGAAGGCATAACCGATGGAGTAATGCGCGCGGTCACTCTTCTCGAAGTTCTTCTCGCCGTCGTAGAAATCGACATCAATCTTGCGCCCCAGCGGGCTATGCAACACCGAGCCCCAGGCCGGCATCGAACCGTAGGAAGCGCCCTTGGGATCCTTCTGGAAATGCCCGAGCAGGGTCAGCGAGGTGTCCTCGTTCGGGCGCCAGGTGAAGGCAGAAGACAGGGATTGGCGGCGGGTCTCGGTGTGCTCGACCTGGCCGTCGGCATCATCGAACAAGCCGGCGACGCGGTAGGAGTACACCCCTTGCTCATCCAGCGGGCCGCTGAGATCGAAGGTGGTGCGCTTTTTGTTGAAGGTGCCGTACTCCACGCCCACTTCGTGAAAAGGCGTATCCAGCGGGCGCTTGGTGACCATATTGATCACGCCGCTGGGGCTGCCCTGGCCATACAACACCGAGGCCGGGCCGCGCAGGACCTCCACGCGCTCCAGGTCGAAGGCATCCTTTTGCGGCGAGGCATCGCGGCTCGACGCCACGCGCAGGCCGTCGAGGTAAGTCACCGGCGAGAAGCCGCGAATGGTCAACTGGTCCAGGCGCGAGGCAGTGGCGCCACGGGTTTCCGGGACGACCGCGGCGCTGTAGCGCAGGATCTGGTTGAGGCTCTCGGCATTCTGCGCGCGCATCTGGTCTTTGGTGACCACCGAGATCGACTGTGGGGTCTCGATCAGCGCGGTGTCGGTCTTGGTACCGGACAGGCTGCGCGTGGCTACATAGCCGGACACCGGGCCGATGGGGCTTTCACTTTGAGCGGCGCCGCTGATGGTGGTGGCTTGCAACTCCACCGAGCCATCCGCCTGGGGGATCGGCTCGATGCGATAGCGCTGGGCAGACAGCGCCTGGGCCCGCAAACCGCTGCCCGCCAGCAACTGGGCGAGTGCCGCGTCGCTGCTCAACTGCCCGTTCAAACCGCTGCTGCGCTTGCCGCGGGTCAAGGCCGGATCAAAGGCCAGGACCAGCCCGGCCTGTTCGGCAAAGCGGTTGAGGGCCTGGCTCAGGTCACCGGCAGGGATCGAGAAATGGCTGCTTTCATCAGCCCATGCGGTGTGAATGGTCAGGGGCACAGCGGCAAAAGCCATCGCCACTGACAGCGCCAGCGGGTGCAACGGACGAGCAAAGCGTGACATGAGAGGTCCTGGAAAAGAGGGTTCTATATTCCATGACGGCCATGTCGGGAAATCGGGTATGAATGAGACCGGTTTTTATTTGAACGGGTGTCTTCAGGCAGATCAGAGGGGTTTGATCACCACCAGCAGGTCGGTGAAATGCTCCACTTTGATCGGCAGGTTATCCGCCAGGGTCGCCAGCGCTGCATCGCTGTCATCGAGCTTGAACACCCCTGACACGCGCATGCTTTGCAACGCCTGAGGATCAAAACGCACCACGCCATGGCGATAGCTGGCCAGGGTTTGCAGGACCTCGCTCAACGGCCGGTCATCCACCGTGAGCAAGCCCCGGGTCCAGGCCGCCGGGTCGCCGCTGCCGACCGCTTGCGCCGGCTGGGCGTGGCCCTGCTTGAGGATCGCGCGCTGGCCTGCCGTGACCTTCACCGCCTCGCTGTGATTGCCTTTGGCGGCCACCGTTGATTCGATCACCGTGACCACGGTCGAGCCATCCACCGCACGCTGGACCAGGAAACGCGTGCCCAACGCGGTCGCCGTGCCCTGGTCGGTGCGCACCACAAATGGCCGCTGCGCATCCTTGGCCACCTCGACCCACATCTCGCCCTTGAGCAACTCGATTACACGCTGCTGGCCGTCGAATTTCACGTCCAGTGCCGAGTTGCTGTTGAGCTGCACCCGGCTGCCATCGGCCAGGACCACTTGGCTCCGTTCGCCGACGCCGGTACGTTGGTCGGCCATCCACAGTGGCAGTTGCTCGACGCTCGCCCAGCCGAGCACCAACACACCCAACAGCCCCAGGACCTGCCCGCCGCGCACGGCGTACCCGGGCTTGCGTGGGATGAAGGCTTGATTCAATGCCAGCCGTGCCGGTTCGGCAGGCAGTTCATCGAGGCTGCCCCACAATGCCCCCATGCGCTCGAAAGCCACCCGATGGCGTGGGTCAGCCTCACACCACTCTTCAAATGCCTGGCGGTCAGCGGCGCTGACTTTCTCATCATTGAGCAGCGCCAACCATTGCGCTGCCTCGCTGACAATCTGTTCGGCGGACATCAAAGCGGATCCGCGCCATGCAGCGTCTGGTAGCAATGCACCAGCGCGCTGGAGATGTAGTTTTTTACTGTGCTGGAGGAGACCTGGAGCTGGGCCGCGATTTCACTGTAGGTCAGGCCGTCCAGGCGACTGAGCAGAAACGCTTCGCGGGCCTTGTCCGGCAGGCCGGCGAGCATCAGCGCAATGCGTTCCAGGGCCTGCAGCGCGACATGAATGGTCGCCGGATCGGGCATGCCAGCGTCTTCGTACTGGATCGCCAGGGCTTGCATATAGGCTTTCTCGATCTTGCGTCGCCGCGCACCGTCAATCAGCAAGCGCCCGGCAGTGGTCGCGAGAAATGCCCGAGGCTCCTGAATATTGTGGGGCTCGGCCAGCAGCAACACCCGCACGAATGCATCCTGGGCCAGGTCCGCCGCATGCTGCGAACAGCCGAGTTTCTTGCGCAACCAACCCTGCAACCAGGAATGGTGGTCGCTGTAGAGCGCGGTGAGTGTCTGCTGGCGGCGGGCTATATCACAATCGGCCACAGGAAAGTCATGCATGCGCAAAAGTTTCTCAAACAAGAAAGATTACCAATCGCGCAAACGATGACAGTAAAACGATGGCAGGGCAAGGGCTCGGCAACGAACCCCAGGCACATCCAGACCAGCTGTCCCCCACGGGTGCAGGAGGCCCGACTTATGGCGAGGGGTTCGCCGGCAATGGCCTGCTTAGCGCAAGCTCCAGGACACCCCGGCATACACGCCCATGCCATCGCCCGGCGTCGAGCGCGCCATATCCTTGCCATGATCGTCATAGCCCGGGGTCACGGTATTGGCATAGCGCTGGTTGGTCAGGTTGCGCAGGTCGACCCAGGCTTGCCAGTCGTGCTTCGGCGCGTCATAGCCAACGGTGGCGCCCAATAAGCCATAGGCTCGCGCGTAGTAGGAGTTGGCGTAGTCCACCGCCACCCGCGAGGAGTACTCGCCATTGAGGCTGCTGAAAAAGCCACTGGGATGGCCGTAGCGCACCTGCGCCTGGTAATAGTGCTTGGGGATACCGGGCAATGTGTTGTCGCCAAAGCGCGGGTCGTCGCGGTAGTGGAAGTTGCTGTAGGTGTAGGCCTGGCGCAGGGCCAGGCGGCCAGTGTTGCCGCCCTCCCACAACGG comes from the Pseudomonas shahriarae genome and includes:
- a CDS encoding NUDIX hydrolase, producing MKIRATVICESEGHILFVRKARSKWALPGGKVERDERPVGAAERELQEETGLNVDGLLYLQELKASDTLHHVFEASVVNIDQARPCNEITDCQWHAYSALEQLDTTDATKRIVRSFLRRL
- a CDS encoding DUF1652 domain-containing protein, with amino-acid sequence MIPIAELSRIMASGFVPLSCDCSVNPQGFLTIRVFEPESGRVELLLTGVSPQGLDSIRAISNLIGELRTELKAGRRGFAAFG
- a CDS encoding TonB-dependent siderophore receptor — protein: MSRFARPLHPLALSVAMAFAAVPLTIHTAWADESSHFSIPAGDLSQALNRFAEQAGLVLAFDPALTRGKRSSGLNGQLSSDAALAQLLAGSGLRAQALSAQRYRIEPIPQADGSVELQATTISGAAQSESPIGPVSGYVATRSLSGTKTDTALIETPQSISVVTKDQMRAQNAESLNQILRYSAAVVPETRGATASRLDQLTIRGFSPVTYLDGLRVASSRDASPQKDAFDLERVEVLRGPASVLYGQGSPSGVINMVTKRPLDTPFHEVGVEYGTFNKKRTTFDLSGPLDEQGVYSYRVAGLFDDADGQVEHTETRRQSLSSAFTWRPNEDTSLTLLGHFQKDPKGASYGSMPAWGSVLHSPLGRKIDVDFYDGEKNFEKSDRAHYSIGYAFEHHLDDVWTVRQNARYMRSEGIYRSIYSSNLQADYRTLNRSTIATDVDMDAYNLDNQLQGKFDTGPVQHTLLMGLDYQNTSVDTKAGYGKGPDLDIFDPVYGAPVTTPAFSSDATQRSEQTGVYLQEQAKWDKWVLLMGGRYDWASTDNSSLSLTDGKKTKSSLDSKAFTGRLGVVYLFDNGLAPYASYSESFSPQSGTGYGGSVFKPTEGKQYEIGIKYQPPGSNSFITAAIFDLRQNNVPTMDPDPTHLCGNGRCQVQDGEVRSRGFELEGKASLNDNLDITAAYAYLDNRISKSNSTVRYAPITDIGVGPAVPTQGTTTYAVPRHTASVWADYTLHDGNLKGFGVGAGARYVGSSWGDTANTLKVPGYTLFDASVHYDIPHINTQGDNLRLALNATNLADKEYVASCYSYSWCWYGSQRTVQASATYQW
- a CDS encoding FecR family protein; the protein is MSAEQIVSEAAQWLALLNDEKVSAADRQAFEEWCEADPRHRVAFERMGALWGSLDELPAEPARLALNQAFIPRKPGYAVRGGQVLGLLGVLVLGWASVEQLPLWMADQRTGVGERSQVVLADGSRVQLNSNSALDVKFDGQQRVIELLKGEMWVEVAKDAQRPFVVRTDQGTATALGTRFLVQRAVDGSTVVTVIESTVAAKGNHSEAVKVTAGQRAILKQGHAQPAQAVGSGDPAAWTRGLLTVDDRPLSEVLQTLASYRHGVVRFDPQALQSMRVSGVFKLDDSDAALATLADNLPIKVEHFTDLLVVIKPL
- a CDS encoding sigma-70 family RNA polymerase sigma factor, whose protein sequence is MHDFPVADCDIARRQQTLTALYSDHHSWLQGWLRKKLGCSQHAADLAQDAFVRVLLLAEPHNIQEPRAFLATTAGRLLIDGARRRKIEKAYMQALAIQYEDAGMPDPATIHVALQALERIALMLAGLPDKAREAFLLSRLDGLTYSEIAAQLQVSSSTVKNYISSALVHCYQTLHGADPL